In Kineococcus rhizosphaerae, the following proteins share a genomic window:
- a CDS encoding GntR family transcriptional regulator: protein MDDSSVTAPLGVTDTVHDAILELLMNRGLEPGLPLRTQPLAARLGVSATPVREALARLEGSGLVVRSARRGYRAAPLLSPEELAQLVDVRLLVEPGNAERACARADDAFVARLHAAVDEQRHAPTGPGYSGFKHYLEADWSFHELLAAGTGNPFIVRTLDSFRGFVQRLHQVEERVSDAHESVAEHEAIVRAFERRDPAAAAEAMRRHLQGVLDRAVG, encoded by the coding sequence ATGGACGACTCCTCGGTGACGGCTCCCCTCGGGGTCACGGACACCGTGCACGACGCGATCCTCGAACTCCTCATGAACCGCGGCCTCGAACCCGGCCTGCCCCTGCGCACCCAGCCCCTCGCCGCCCGCCTCGGCGTCTCGGCCACCCCCGTGCGCGAGGCGCTCGCCCGCCTGGAGGGCTCCGGGCTCGTCGTCCGCAGCGCCCGACGCGGCTACCGCGCCGCCCCGCTGCTGTCGCCCGAGGAGCTCGCCCAGCTCGTCGACGTCCGCCTCCTGGTCGAGCCCGGCAACGCCGAACGCGCCTGCGCCCGCGCCGACGACGCGTTCGTCGCCCGCCTGCACGCCGCCGTCGACGAGCAGCGCCACGCCCCCACCGGCCCCGGCTACAGCGGCTTCAAGCACTACCTCGAAGCCGACTGGTCCTTCCACGAGCTGCTCGCCGCCGGCACCGGCAACCCGTTCATCGTCCGGACCCTGGACTCCTTCCGCGGATTCGTGCAGCGTCTGCACCAAGTCGAGGAACGGGTGAGCGATGCGCACGAGAGCGTGGCCGAGCACGAGGCGATCGTGCGCGCCTTCGAACGCCGCGACCCCGCTGCGGCCGCCGAGGCCATGCGCCGGCACCTGCAGGGGGTGCTCGACCGGGCCGTCGGGTGA
- a CDS encoding sugar phosphate isomerase/epimerase family protein has product MMPHPHVLKDGTTVQEQSAEGWAQTLEVMTDAGYTCIDPTDTWIRIADLSPERLQEFARTVRGAGLQIPAFSTSRRSVMDHEKADENLAYSHRAIDACAAIGIPVVNFGFMRGFTPAQAKALWFWLEPGYSDDFSDDVRTVAVGKIKELAKHAQEVGVQIALEMYEDTYLGTADGMVQFVQDVGYDNVGLNPDFGNILRLHREVEPWEEIAAKTFPYTNYWHLKNYYRDEEPTTGSVRTHPAPLEFGTINYRKAIGMAIEAGFRGAFCVEHYGGDSISVGATNREYIRRVLPKTVAHQPFHSQH; this is encoded by the coding sequence ATGATGCCCCACCCGCACGTCCTGAAGGACGGCACGACGGTGCAGGAGCAGTCCGCCGAGGGCTGGGCGCAGACCCTGGAGGTCATGACCGACGCGGGCTACACCTGCATCGACCCGACCGACACGTGGATCCGCATCGCGGACCTGTCCCCCGAGCGGCTGCAGGAGTTCGCCCGCACCGTGCGCGGCGCCGGGCTGCAGATCCCCGCGTTCTCCACCTCGCGCCGCTCGGTCATGGACCACGAGAAGGCCGACGAGAACCTCGCCTACTCCCACCGCGCCATCGACGCCTGCGCCGCGATCGGCATCCCCGTCGTCAACTTCGGCTTCATGCGCGGCTTCACCCCCGCCCAGGCCAAGGCCCTGTGGTTCTGGCTCGAACCGGGCTACTCCGACGACTTCTCCGACGACGTCCGCACCGTCGCCGTCGGCAAGATCAAGGAACTGGCCAAGCACGCCCAGGAGGTCGGCGTCCAGATCGCCCTGGAGATGTACGAGGACACCTACCTCGGCACCGCCGACGGCATGGTCCAGTTCGTCCAGGACGTCGGGTACGACAACGTCGGCCTGAACCCCGACTTCGGGAACATCCTGCGCCTGCACCGCGAGGTCGAACCGTGGGAGGAGATCGCCGCCAAGACGTTCCCCTACACGAACTACTGGCACCTGAAGAACTACTACCGCGACGAGGAACCCACCACCGGGTCCGTCCGCACCCACCCGGCCCCCCTGGAGTTCGGGACCATCAACTACCGCAAGGCCATCGGCATGGCGATCGAGGCGGGTTTCCGCGGCGCGTTCTGCGTGGAACACTACGGCGGCGACAGCATCAGCGTGGGCGCCACCAACCGCGAGTACATCCGCCGGGTCCTGCCGAAGACCGTTGCCCACCAGCCGTTCCACAGCCAGCACTGA
- a CDS encoding dihydroxyacetone kinase family protein gives MTKIFGDPSEFVDDSVAGFVDLYSHYVQPVPHGVIRSTATPEGKVAVIAGGGSGHYPAFAGYVGPGLADGAVCGNVFASPSTRWVYDVAKAANRGGGVVLGFGNYAGDILNFGLAAERLRAEGIPAELLVVTDDVASEGQGANGQRRGIAGDVVAFKIAGAAAEAGYDFDGVVRVARHANDVTRSMGIAFAGCTLPGETEPLFTVTPGHMGVGLGIHGEPGISEEPIGTPVEIADLLVEKVLAGKPEGTTDGGKIAVLVNGLGSTKYEELFLLYVPIAARLREAGYEIVAPQVGELVTSLDMAGCSLTVTWLDDELEKLWTDPAQCPALSVGTTIETTPAPTYEVPEDEVADYTGTPTEANESGQQVASLIEAVRDVLKDAEAELGRIDAIAGDGDHGTGMVNGSVAAAQAARAAADAGAGAGSTLAAAGGAWADRAGGTSGVIWGVLLHAFADQLGDEGKPTAEQVAAGATASVEAVQRLAGARVGNKTMVDAQVPFAETLAERVGAGDDLKTAFTTAAQAATAAAEATKDLRPQIGRARPLAERSLGHPDAGAVSLALVTRTVADEL, from the coding sequence ATGACGAAGATCTTCGGTGACCCGTCCGAGTTCGTCGACGACTCCGTGGCGGGGTTCGTCGACCTGTACTCGCACTACGTCCAGCCCGTCCCGCACGGGGTGATCCGCTCGACCGCCACGCCCGAGGGCAAGGTCGCGGTCATCGCCGGCGGCGGGTCGGGGCACTACCCGGCCTTCGCCGGGTACGTCGGGCCGGGCCTGGCCGACGGGGCGGTGTGCGGGAACGTGTTCGCCTCGCCGTCCACCCGCTGGGTGTACGACGTGGCCAAGGCCGCCAACCGCGGCGGCGGCGTCGTCCTGGGCTTCGGCAACTACGCCGGGGACATCCTCAACTTCGGCCTGGCCGCCGAGCGGCTGCGCGCCGAGGGCATCCCGGCCGAACTGCTCGTCGTCACCGACGACGTCGCCAGCGAGGGTCAGGGTGCCAACGGTCAGCGTCGCGGCATCGCCGGTGACGTCGTCGCCTTCAAGATCGCCGGCGCGGCGGCCGAGGCGGGCTACGACTTCGACGGCGTCGTGCGCGTGGCCCGCCACGCCAACGACGTCACCCGCTCCATGGGCATCGCCTTCGCCGGCTGCACCCTTCCCGGTGAGACCGAACCCCTGTTCACCGTCACGCCCGGGCACATGGGCGTCGGGCTCGGCATCCACGGCGAGCCGGGCATCTCCGAGGAACCCATCGGCACCCCGGTCGAGATCGCCGACCTGCTGGTCGAGAAGGTCCTGGCCGGCAAGCCCGAGGGAACTACGGACGGCGGCAAGATCGCGGTCCTGGTCAACGGTCTCGGCTCGACCAAGTACGAGGAGCTGTTCCTGCTCTACGTGCCGATCGCGGCGCGCCTGCGCGAGGCCGGCTACGAGATCGTCGCCCCGCAGGTCGGCGAACTGGTCACCTCCCTGGACATGGCGGGCTGCTCGCTGACCGTCACGTGGCTGGACGACGAGCTCGAGAAGCTGTGGACCGACCCGGCGCAGTGCCCGGCCCTGTCCGTCGGCACCACGATCGAGACGACCCCGGCCCCGACGTACGAGGTGCCCGAGGACGAGGTCGCCGACTACACCGGCACCCCCACCGAGGCCAACGAGTCCGGCCAGCAGGTCGCCTCGCTGATCGAGGCCGTCCGCGACGTCCTGAAGGACGCCGAGGCCGAGCTCGGCCGCATCGACGCCATCGCCGGTGACGGCGACCACGGCACGGGCATGGTCAACGGCTCCGTCGCCGCCGCGCAGGCCGCCCGTGCCGCGGCCGACGCCGGGGCCGGGGCGGGCTCCACGCTGGCCGCGGCCGGCGGGGCGTGGGCCGACCGCGCCGGTGGCACCTCCGGGGTCATCTGGGGCGTCCTGCTGCACGCCTTCGCCGACCAGCTCGGCGACGAGGGCAAGCCGACCGCCGAGCAGGTCGCCGCCGGGGCCACCGCCAGCGTCGAAGCCGTCCAGCGCCTGGCCGGGGCCCGCGTCGGCAACAAGACGATGGTCGACGCCCAGGTCCCCTTCGCCGAGACCCTCGCCGAGCGCGTGGGCGCCGGCGACGACCTGAAGACCGCGTTCACCACCGCCGCGCAGGCCGCGACGGCGGCGGCGGAGGCCACCAAGGACCTGCGCCCGCAGATCGGCCGGGCCCGCCCGCTGGCCGAGCGCTCCCTGGGCCACCCCGACGCCGGTGCGGTCTCCCTCGCGCTGGTGACGCGCACCGTCGCCGACGAGCTCTGA
- a CDS encoding ribose-5-phosphate isomerase: protein MTDLQWRVVLAADEAGVSYKDAIKADLLKDPRVKEVLDVGVNSDTDKTAYPHVAVAGARKIAAGEADRGIFVCGTGIGVAISANKVPGIRASVAHDSFSVERLVLSNNGQVLTLGERVIGKELARRLAKEFLDYVFDESSASAAKVDAITGYETGTEGEAGTVGSC, encoded by the coding sequence ATGACTGATCTGCAGTGGCGTGTGGTGCTGGCCGCCGATGAGGCCGGTGTCTCGTACAAGGATGCGATCAAGGCGGACCTGCTGAAGGACCCGCGGGTCAAGGAGGTCCTGGACGTCGGGGTGAACTCCGACACCGACAAGACGGCCTACCCGCACGTGGCGGTGGCCGGGGCGCGCAAGATCGCCGCCGGCGAGGCCGACCGCGGCATCTTCGTCTGCGGCACCGGCATCGGCGTGGCCATCAGCGCCAACAAGGTCCCCGGCATCCGCGCCTCGGTGGCGCACGACTCCTTCTCGGTGGAGCGTCTGGTGCTGTCCAACAACGGTCAGGTGCTGACCCTGGGTGAGCGCGTCATCGGCAAGGAGCTGGCGCGCCGGCTGGCGAAGGAGTTCCTGGACTACGTCTTCGACGAGTCCAGCGCTTCGGCGGCCAAGGTCGACGCCATCACCGGGTACGAGACCGGGACGGAGGGGGAGGCAGGTACCGTCGGGTCCTGCTGA
- a CDS encoding triose-phosphate isomerase: protein MTTRPRPLVGVSLKMYFSLARTKSYLTDVARLGPVVAQADLDAFVIPDFLTVTTAIDLLRGTGIGVGAQDASWEDFGALTGEVSPAALREAGVRFVEIGHAERRRMFAEDDIVTARKAAAAARNGLVPLVCIGENVRIDVADAARTTISQVLAALEDVPSEAEVAIGYEPNWAIGQTEPAPPEHVVGVTTRLRDALSHRSGLTRILYGGSAGPGMFTDVAEGVDGLFLGRFAHDVANFQAVIEEIAAHPLNRAGNPS, encoded by the coding sequence ATGACCACCCGCCCGCGCCCGCTCGTCGGGGTCAGCCTGAAGATGTACTTCTCCCTGGCCCGGACCAAGAGCTACCTCACCGACGTGGCGAGGCTCGGTCCGGTGGTCGCGCAGGCGGACCTGGACGCGTTCGTCATCCCCGACTTCCTCACCGTCACCACCGCCATCGACCTGCTGCGCGGCACGGGGATCGGAGTCGGGGCCCAGGACGCCTCCTGGGAGGACTTCGGCGCGCTCACCGGCGAGGTCTCCCCCGCCGCGCTGCGCGAAGCCGGGGTGCGGTTCGTCGAGATCGGGCACGCCGAACGCCGCCGCATGTTCGCCGAGGACGACATCGTCACGGCGCGCAAGGCGGCGGCCGCCGCCCGCAACGGCCTGGTCCCGCTCGTCTGCATCGGTGAGAACGTCCGCATCGACGTCGCCGACGCGGCCCGCACCACCATCAGCCAGGTCCTGGCCGCGCTCGAGGACGTCCCGTCCGAGGCCGAGGTCGCGATCGGCTACGAACCCAACTGGGCGATCGGGCAGACCGAACCGGCCCCGCCCGAGCACGTCGTCGGCGTCACCACCCGTCTGCGCGACGCGCTGTCGCACCGCTCCGGGCTCACCCGCATCCTCTACGGAGGCAGCGCGGGCCCCGGCATGTTCACCGACGTCGCCGAAGGCGTCGACGGCCTGTTCCTGGGCCGCTTCGCCCACGACGTCGCCAACTTCCAGGCCGTGATCGAGGAGATCGCGGCCCACCCGCTCAACCGAGCGGGCAACCCCTCGTAG
- a CDS encoding 3-hydroxyacyl-CoA dehydrogenase family protein — MPTAPRTDKITKVAQIGTGYMGGGIAQSLALAGNDVWLADADQESTQRNYERLLKESELFEAQGLFAPGSTEVLKAKFHPAASIEEAVADVHFVEEAVFEDPAVKKDVLSRVEKAVTPGTIIGTNTSTIPVKVLAEAFEDASLFLTVHFSNPAPFIPGVELVTGEATDPAVLPLIDDLLTRAGRRGAQVKDVPGFVLNRLQYVLLKEAMSVVDEGVATPADVDTIVSTTFGFRLPFFGPFAIADMAGLDVYAKGFKVLEGHFGERLSAPANLTALVEAGKFGTKTGSGFLELDPEKLAALIDYRNKAYKKMQELLDELGPSPLAE, encoded by the coding sequence GTGCCCACCGCACCGCGCACCGACAAGATCACCAAGGTCGCCCAGATCGGCACCGGCTACATGGGCGGCGGCATCGCCCAGTCCCTGGCCCTCGCCGGCAACGACGTCTGGCTCGCCGACGCCGACCAGGAGTCGACCCAGCGCAACTACGAACGCCTCCTGAAGGAGTCCGAGCTCTTCGAGGCGCAGGGCCTGTTCGCGCCCGGCAGCACCGAGGTCCTCAAGGCCAAGTTCCACCCGGCCGCCTCCATCGAGGAAGCCGTCGCCGACGTCCACTTCGTCGAGGAAGCCGTCTTCGAGGACCCCGCCGTCAAGAAGGACGTCCTCTCGCGCGTCGAGAAGGCCGTCACCCCCGGCACCATCATCGGCACCAACACCTCCACCATCCCGGTCAAGGTGCTCGCCGAGGCGTTCGAGGACGCGTCCCTGTTCCTCACCGTGCACTTCTCCAACCCCGCGCCCTTCATCCCCGGCGTGGAGCTCGTCACCGGTGAAGCCACCGACCCGGCCGTCCTGCCCCTCATCGACGACCTGCTCACCCGCGCCGGCCGCCGCGGCGCCCAGGTAAAGGACGTCCCCGGCTTCGTCCTGAACCGCCTGCAGTACGTCCTGCTCAAGGAAGCCATGTCCGTCGTCGACGAAGGGGTCGCCACCCCCGCCGACGTCGACACCATCGTCTCCACGACCTTCGGCTTCCGCCTGCCCTTCTTCGGGCCCTTCGCGATCGCCGACATGGCCGGCCTCGACGTCTACGCCAAGGGCTTCAAGGTCCTCGAGGGCCACTTCGGTGAGCGCCTGTCCGCCCCCGCCAACCTCACCGCCCTCGTCGAGGCCGGCAAGTTCGGCACCAAGACCGGCTCCGGCTTCCTCGAGCTCGACCCCGAGAAGCTCGCCGCCCTCATCGACTACCGCAACAAGGCGTACAAGAAGATGCAGGAGCTGCTCGACGAGCTCGGGCCCTCGCCCCTCGCCGAGTGA